In the genome of Rhizobium etli 8C-3, one region contains:
- a CDS encoding J domain-containing protein — MLDGQVGGLIDPYILLGLDRDAGEQAIRSAWRKAAKTAHPDSGGDAEHFGRLQTAYELLKDPVRRRVYDDTGYDPQLADPKDLEGVLMLEKLVNDVILDDREPGSFDPVAAMRRKLSDDIVKNRFHILELERHRNRVRQHIDRLGRRPETDVLGSMLRARSQSITDAIRKAEGQIEAIEHAYQMLEGYSYEVEMVAIATVTERRGEAAE, encoded by the coding sequence ATGCTAGATGGACAGGTGGGCGGTTTGATCGATCCCTATATTTTGCTCGGACTTGACCGCGACGCCGGCGAGCAGGCGATCCGCAGCGCCTGGCGCAAGGCCGCCAAGACAGCCCATCCCGACTCGGGCGGAGATGCGGAGCATTTCGGCCGGCTGCAGACCGCCTACGAACTCTTGAAGGATCCGGTGCGCCGCCGGGTCTACGACGACACCGGCTACGACCCGCAGCTTGCCGACCCCAAGGACCTCGAAGGCGTGCTGATGCTGGAAAAGCTTGTCAACGACGTCATCCTCGACGATCGCGAGCCCGGCAGCTTCGACCCTGTGGCGGCCATGCGCAGAAAGCTCTCCGACGACATCGTCAAGAACCGCTTCCACATCCTGGAGCTGGAGCGCCACCGCAACCGCGTGCGCCAGCACATCGACCGCCTCGGCCGTCGCCCGGAAACTGACGTGCTCGGCTCCATGCTGCGCGCCCGCAGCCAGTCGATCACTGACGCCATCCGCAAGGCGGAGGGCCAGATCGAGGCGATCGAGCATGCATATCAGATGCTCGAAGGGTACTCGTATGAGGTGGAAATGGTGGCGATAGCGACCGTGACGGAGCGGCGGGGCGAGGCTGCGGAGTAG
- a CDS encoding cold-shock protein: MATKGVVKFFNQDKGFGFITPDGGAKDVFVHISALQASGIQSLREGQQVTFDTEPDRMGKGPKAVNISAN; the protein is encoded by the coding sequence ATGGCCACCAAAGGCGTCGTAAAATTCTTCAACCAGGACAAGGGTTTTGGTTTCATCACTCCGGACGGCGGTGCAAAGGACGTATTCGTTCACATCTCCGCTCTCCAGGCATCCGGCATCCAGTCGCTCCGTGAAGGCCAGCAGGTCACCTTCGACACCGAGCCGGACCGCATGGGCAAGGGCCCGAAGGCCGTCAACATCTCGGCCAACTGA
- the dusA gene encoding tRNA dihydrouridine(20/20a) synthase DusA, whose protein sequence is MIDWTDRHCRYFHRQISRNALLYTEMVVADAIIHGPRERLLSFDGDEHPVALQLGGSDPVKLAEALRIAGPYGYDEVNLNVGCPSDRVQSGTFGACLMLTPKVVANCVMAMKAVSNVPVTVKCRIGVDEQEPEEALPELLARVLDAGADAVWIHARKAWLKGLSPKENREIPPLDYDIVYRMKERWPEVFIGINGGILTLDEAAAHLKHVDGVMLGRAAYQNAGILADLDHRFFGAPAAEPDWDGLRDRMMAYAARHLESGGRLQHVARHMVGLFTGLPGARRYRQILSSDAAKAGAGPEVIAAAFAAVDFPGAKEALSA, encoded by the coding sequence ATGATCGACTGGACCGACCGCCATTGCCGGTATTTCCACCGGCAGATCAGCCGGAACGCATTGCTCTATACTGAAATGGTCGTGGCGGACGCGATCATTCACGGGCCGCGCGAGAGGCTGCTGTCGTTTGATGGCGACGAGCATCCGGTGGCGCTGCAGCTCGGCGGATCGGATCCGGTGAAACTTGCCGAGGCGCTTCGGATCGCAGGGCCCTACGGCTACGACGAGGTCAATCTCAATGTCGGCTGTCCTTCGGACCGGGTGCAGTCGGGAACCTTCGGGGCCTGCCTGATGCTGACGCCTAAGGTGGTGGCGAATTGCGTTATGGCCATGAAGGCAGTCTCCAATGTACCGGTCACGGTAAAGTGCCGGATCGGCGTGGACGAGCAGGAGCCGGAAGAGGCACTGCCGGAACTGTTGGCGCGGGTGCTGGACGCAGGTGCCGATGCGGTGTGGATCCACGCACGAAAGGCTTGGCTCAAAGGGCTGAGTCCGAAGGAGAACCGCGAGATCCCGCCGCTCGACTACGACATCGTCTATCGCATGAAGGAGCGGTGGCCGGAGGTCTTTATCGGTATCAACGGCGGCATCCTGACGTTGGACGAAGCAGCGGCGCATCTGAAGCATGTCGACGGCGTGATGCTGGGTCGGGCGGCCTATCAGAATGCGGGGATCCTTGCCGATCTCGATCACCGCTTCTTCGGCGCACCGGCGGCAGAGCCGGATTGGGACGGGCTGCGCGACCGCATGATGGCCTATGCCGCGCGGCATCTCGAAAGCGGCGGGCGCCTGCAACATGTGGCGCGGCACATGGTCGGGCTGTTCACCGGTCTGCCAGGCGCCAGGCGCTACCGACAGATTCTGTCGAGCGATGCGGCAAAGGCAGGCGCCGGGCCGGAGGTGATCGCAGCGGCCTTTGCGGCGGTGGATTTTCCCGGTGCCAAGGAGGCGCTGAGCGCCTGA